The following coding sequences lie in one Rutidosis leptorrhynchoides isolate AG116_Rl617_1_P2 chromosome 4, CSIRO_AGI_Rlap_v1, whole genome shotgun sequence genomic window:
- the LOC139841355 gene encoding receptor-like protein kinase HERK 1 produces MASTITEFSHLHIPLEDVLEATNYFDGKNVIGRGGLGKVYKGKLLRSGKWVNIAARRLDSNHKQRIEFMTEISVLSTLKHENIVSNIGFCDEKGEKVIINKHEANRSLVMYLSNPTLSWVQRLKICVGVARALSYIHYVEGRSYSVIHRNINSSTILLDKKFEPKLSGFEYSINHSVQRMDHVLFSEAIGTTGYMDPAIEKTRGVTHKSDIYSFGVVLWEVLCGRKAFIPNGNDMFLAPLARFHYVDGGVNAIMLSSLLNNQMSLESLETFTSAAYACLSDERAERPDMKYIVNELEKALELQLPYETFFEKAGNRGVKIDMLGWEPELTELTERQSEEALVTNVTESEGGVREGTNQL; encoded by the exons ATGGCATCTACAATTACAGAGTTTAGTCACTTACATATCCCACTTGAAGACGTCCTAGAAGCCACCAACTACTTTGATGGTAAAAATGTCATCGGCCGTGGTGGGTTAGGAAAGGTTTATAAAGGAAAGCTCTTGCGGTCTGGGAAGTGGGTGAATATTGCTGCACGGAGATTAGATAGTAATCATAAGCAAAGAATCGAGTTCATGACAGAAATTTCTGTGCTTTCTACTCTAAAGCATGAAAATATAGTCTCTAATATCGGGTTTTGTGATGAAAAAGGTGAGAAGGTGATCATAAACAAGCATGAGGCCAATAGAAGTCTCGTGATGTATCTAAGCAATCCAACCCTCTCATGGGTTCAAAGATTGAAGATATGTGTTGGTGTTGCGCGTGCATTAAGTTACATCCATTATGTGGAAGGACGGAGTTACTCAGTGATACATCGTAACATTAATAGCTCCACAATACTTTTAGATAAAAAATTTGAACCAAAGTTATCTGGTTTTGAATATTCAATCAACCATTCAGTACAACGAATGGATCACGTTCTCTTTTCAGAAGCTATTGGCACAACAGGGTATATGGACCCAGCAATTGAAAAGACTCGAGGGGTGACTCACAAGTCAGACATCTACTCGTTTGGTGTTGTTTTATGGGAAGTGTTATGCGGGAGGAAAGCCTTTATTCCAAATGGGAATGATATGTTTCTAGCTCCACTAGCCAGATTTCACTATGTAGACGGTGGAGTAAATGCTATAATGCTATCTTCCCTACTAAATAATCAAATGTCCCTGGAATCACTCGAGACCTTCACATCTGCAGCATATGCTTGCTTAAGTGATGAGCGAGCAGAACGTCCGGATATGAAGTATATTGTTAACGAACTTGAGAAAGCATTGGAACTGCAGCTGCCATATGAAACTTTTTTTG aaaaaGCAGGTAATAGAGGTGTTAAAATTGACATGTTGGGTTGG GAGCCTGAATTAACGGAGTTAACGGAGCGTCAGTCAGAAGAAGCGTTAGTCACTAATGTGACTGAAAGTGAAGGAGGCGTGAGGGAGGGAACCAACCAATTATGA